One part of the Ornithodoros turicata isolate Travis chromosome 2, ASM3712646v1, whole genome shotgun sequence genome encodes these proteins:
- the LOC135385502 gene encoding pyruvate dehydrogenase (acetyl-transferring) kinase, mitochondrial-like — MKITLRLFSGIRKMLDYYSHFNPCPLSIKQFIDFGEHACERTSFTFLKKELPVRLANIMKEIHLLPDNLLRMPSVQLVQSWYERSFEEILEFENSSADDSIVLNKFVDALVKIRNRHSNVVQTMAQGVMELKEMHEPDVRTDHSIQYFLDRFYMSRISIRMLINQHTILFGNENNIHPRHIGCIDPHCDVSSVVEDAYENAKFLCDQYYLASPGVVMEEHDAVNPNAPICVDYIPSHLYHMLFELFKNSMRAVVEHHGTDTDDYPPLNVLIVRGKEDLTIKLSDKGGGIPRSSTDLLFQYMYSTAPQPSASGMNSAPLAGYGYGLPLSRLYARYFHGDLILTSYEGYGTDAIIYLKALSSEANEMLPVFNKASSRRYSVQLGAHDWVSPPASSSSATANSHSQGLRYMSSLPTGDARQAVHARKFSHHRKETL; from the exons ATGAAGATCACATTGCGCTTATTCAGCGGTATACGAAAGATGCTGGACTATTACTCGCATTTTAATCCGTGTCCTCTGTCAATCAAGCAGTTCATCGACTTTG GTGAGCATGCATGCGAAAGGACGTCTTTCACCTTCTTGAAGAAGGAACTCCCAGTAAGGTTGGCAAATATCATGAAAGAGATTCATCTACTGCCGGACAATTTACTTCGAATGCCATCCGTACAACTGGTGCAGAGTTG GTATGAGAGAAGCTTTGAAGAAATTCTCGAATTTGAGAACTCATCTGCTGACGACAGCATTGTGCTCAATAA ATTTGTGGATGCTCTGGTGAAGATCCGCAACAGGCACTCAAATGTAGTGCAGACGATGGCACAGGGAGTGATGGAGCTCAAAGAGATGCATGAGCCTGATGTCAGGACAGACCACAGCATCCAGTACTTCCTTGACCGCTTCTACATGAGTCGCATTTCTATAAGAATGCTCATCAATCAACACA CAATACTTTTTGGGAACGAGAACAACATTCATCCACGTCACATTGGTTGCATCGATCCACACTGTGATGTCTCCTCAGTGGTAGAAG ATGCTTATGAAAATGCAAAGTTCCTCTGCGACCAGTACTACCTTGCATCTCCAGGTGTTGTCATGGAGGAACATGATG CTGTTAACCCAAATGCACCAATCTGCGTCGATTATATCCCATCACATCTGTACCATATGCTGTTTGAGTTGTTCAAA AATTCAATGAGAGCTGTCGTTGAACACCATGGCACGGACACCGATGATTATCCTCCACTGAACGTACTTATTGTACGTGGAAAGGAAGATCTCACAATCAAG CTTTCCGACAAAGGTGGAGGCATTCCAAGGAGCTCAACAGATTTGCTCTTCCAATACATGTACTCCACTGCTCCACAGCCCTCAGCCTCAGGGATGAACTCTGCACCATTA GCTGGCTACGGTTATGGGCTCCCCCTGTCTAGGCTATATGCTCGGTACTTTCATGGTGATCTCATTCTAACCTCGTACGAAGGCTACGGAACTGATGCTATAATCTACCTTAAG GCCCTAAGCAGCGAGGCAAACGAAATGCTGCCAGTGTTCAACAAGGCGTCCAGCAGACGCTACAGTGTGCAGTTGGGTGCACACGACTGGGTTAGCCCGccagcatcgtcatcatcagcaaCCGCTAACAGTCACTCGCAAGGACTGCGATACATGTCCAGCCTCCCAACGGGTGATGCACGCCAAGCAGTGCATGCTCGGAAGTTCTCGCATCACCGCAAGGA GACTCTATGA